One Natrinema sp. DC36 genomic window, TTGTAGAAGGCAGTCCAAATGAGTCAATATCTAATGGGGGTGAGAATTGAATGGGATGGCTTCAAAACGAAGTTGAGAATGCAATCGAGAACGTCATCGAGGATTTTACCGATGCACTTCTCGGCCTTGTCAATGACATTTATGAAGCGATCTTAGGTCCAATCGTCGGAGTTCCGACCCCAAAATCGGATTCGGGGTATATGGTTGTTGGAACCCCGGACAATGCGCCATGGGAGAGTCTGTACCAAGACGTATACCTCTCATACATCATGCCGCTGGCGATCATGCTGTCGGTTATCGCCTTTGCGTTCGTTGGACTCCGGGCAGGTTCGATGAGTGAGTACCGACGAAAACAGCTCCTGCGACGACTTGGTCTCGTATTTATGGGGACTTTTGTTTGGTTTCCACTTGTATCGATTCCGTTGCAGTTCATCGACGCAGTAGGTATGACGATTGCCCCAATCGACGAGATGTCGGCAGGACTCGGTGGCCTCATCCAATCCTCGCTTGGAGGCATGTTCACCATTCTTGCGATGGTCGTCATATCGAACTTCTTCTTAGTTATTGCAGGATTTGTCGTCGCTCTCCGGTGGATCGCACTCTGCGTCTTGACGCCGATCATGCCGCTACTGGGCGTTCTCTGGTCGATGGAAGTCTGGCCATTTAGTCCCGCGGCAAACATGGCACGTCAGGCTTCAGGGATCTATCCAGGCTTAGTGCTCGCTGGGATTCCGCCAGCCATCCTCTTCCGAATCGGCTGGGAGGTCGGTGGTCTCGAAACCTCTGTTGATGGACTTTTTTCGTTGTTCATCGGGTTGACGCTGATTCCTGCGGCGATTATCACGATGATCATGACGGTGTACTGGAGCAGCCCAGCAATACGGACCGTCGCACAGAAGGGCGTCTCGGCAACGAATCCTGCAGCAGCCGCATCTGGGGCTGCAAAGGCAAAACGCACCTCCGGAAAGGCTGTCCGGGGTGCCCGAAACGTCCATCGGGGATACGCGAACAATCAGGTTGGCGCAGTAACGAAGAGTGGCCAGACGACGCTTGGAGGTGGCAACTCGAAAGCCTATCAGCTCGGCGCATCGGCTCGGTCAACGAAGGCTCACGCTGGTCGGTACAACAATCTGCGGAAGTCGAAGACGGGCCGTATGCGAGACAAAGTCGCCGATGACGCTCGTAAGGCCACACAGAAGACATCGACTCGAGCAAAGCGCGGGCTCAAGAACACGAAACAGAAGGTCTCGCGGTGGTGATTTTGGATGAGTACGAATACAGCTGATAGCGAGTATAGTACGAGAAAGATCCATCAGTCATTGGGCGGTACTACGGCGTTCTTCCGAGGGTACACGATCGGCGAACTCATGCTGTTTCTCGCGGTGGCGTTCGTCACTGTCGTTGCAGCGACGTTCGTCCCTGCTGCACTGACGATCCCGGTACTGGGCTTCGGAATTATGCTCACGATCCTCCTATTCTTGCTCCATAAGGTGAAGCCCAGATACCTATGGCTCACCGAGTGGCTCGCTGCCCGGTTCGGCTGGGCGCTCAAGAACAAGGAGTATACCCACGGTGGTGAGGACAACAGCGAGGTTCGGTATCTGACTCGCTTACAACGGGTATATCCCCACGCTGTCGAGCGAACGGATGGTGCACTCGTCGGAGCGATGAAAGTCGAGCCAGCGAACATGGCCCTCGAGGACGACGATGCATGGGCGAAGGCTGTCCAGTCGCTTTCTGAGTTCGTTAACTCGACTGTGGACTTCCCGGTGAAGATCTATATCACCAGCCGAGAGGTCGACGATGACGATGTTATCCGTTCACACCAGGAACGACTCGGTGACGCTGATGTTCGGTCACGACCGGTCTTGAAGCGGCTTCTCGAGGAATACGTCACCGCGAACACGACCGAAAGCGGAGATATCGATTCAGAGACGACAACGATTCGCGAGTACTACCTCATCACTGCAGTGAACGATGATGATGTCGAACAATTCGACAAGACGGGTGATAGCGTCCTCGCCTATCTCGCAGAGATGCCCATGGTAGGTCGATTCTTCGACCGGTTCCAGACCGATGATCTGACTGACCCCGAGCGTGAGCGGCTCAAAGAAGAGCAACTCGAGGCACGACTCACACAGCTCCGACGCAGCGGCTCGTCGCTCTACCGGTGTTCAATTAGTCCGGTCGACGCATACGACCTCGCTCGGATCACGAAGGAGTACTGGTCGTGTCAGCCCGAGGAGTACGCTGATATCACGGATTCACTCGGCACGTTCCCGGTCGTCTCCCACGGGATTAGCGATGGTGTTCCAGCAACGCCCGACCCTGATGATGTCCTCGATGCAATGGACGAACCGACCAGTACGCCGGAATCGGCCTCGGACGATCGTACTGAAGATACTATCGACGAGGATCTCTCGAGTTCCTCCGGCGATCGATTGCCAGATACGTCGACGATGCACCAGTCGGTTCTCGCCCCGGCGACGGTCGATTGGGAGACGACCTACGCCGTGATCAACGACGAGGCGTACGTCCGTACATTCTGGGTCGAACAGTTCCCTGAGGAACCGTCGGATGGCCTCCTCGAGCGTCTGTTGCTCGAGACCGACCTTCAGACGGATATCAGCATCCACCTCGACCCGTTCGACAGCCAGTCGGCCCAAGACATGATGGCGGACTGGATCTCGGATTTGAAGATCAATCAGCACGACTCGAACAGCCTCCAATCCGAAGATCTTCAGGACGATATCGATCAGGCGAAATACATGCGGTCGCTTGTTCGCGCGAACAAAGCGTCGTTTTACCGCGGTGGCGTGTTCATTCGCCTCGCTGCTGACAGCGAGCAAGCGCTCGACAATCAGACGACTCGCTTGCGGTCGATCGTCAAGGATGCCCCGGCGAACTGTACGCTCAAGGTTGCGAGCCGGTGGCAGGAACGTGGCCTCGCAACAGTGTCACCGCTCGGGACGAACGAACTCGGTCGCGATCGGATGTCCACACTGACGAATCAGGCGATCGGCGCGATGTTCCCGTTCTCGTCGAACTACCAGATGATGGACGGCGGCATCGAGTATGGCTATCACGGTCACAACGGCTCCCCCATCCGAATCAACCCGTGGGAACTCGAGACTGGGCATAGCGAACTCGTTGTCGGAATGCCGGGTGCTGGGAAGACGTTCGGCGACATCATGCGCCACCTTCGGATGATGAAGCGGCACAACGACACGATGCTCGTCCTCGTCGATCCAGTCGGCGGCTTCCGTGGTATCGCGGACGCTTTGAACGCGAAAACGATTACCGTCGGCGGCGACACGAAGCTGAACCCGCTCGAGATCCGAGAGACGCCACAGCACGTCCTCGAGTCCAACGGTGGCATCTCTCCACTCTCAGCGAAGAAAGACGAGGTCTACGCCATTCTCGAGAACTTCCTCGACGCTCGTGATATCGAACTCGGAGCCGAGACTGGTGTCCTCTCGTATGTCATTGACGAGGCCTACCGACTAGCGGGGATCGTCGAGGATGATGTCTCGACGCATACCTCGAAGAACTCACCGACGATGCAGGACGTCCATCAGATTCTCTGTGATATCGCCGAGAATCCAGATGAGCACAATATTGCGGCATCCGAATCCGCTCGCGAGCGTGCCGCACAATATGCAGACGAACTCGCAATCGCGTTTCAGCCCTTCCGAGAGGGCGGTGCCTACGAAAATCTCTCACACCGCTCGGAGATCAATATCCTCGAGGGCGACAACAAGGTCATCTACATCGATCTCGGTCAGATCGAGGGCAGCGCATCAGGAATCGACCGCCAGACGTTCCTGATGCAACTCCTGCTCTCGACGATCTATCAACAGGCGAAGAACACCCAACGGAACGTCGAAATCGCGATCGACGAAGCGCACTACCTCTTCGAGGACCAGGCGAACCTGGACTTTCTCGAGACGGCGTTCCGGCACCAGCGCCATGCTGGCCTTCGAATGGTTCTCCTCTCTCAGACAGCCCAAGAGTTCTACGAAACCGAGCAGGCCGAGAAAATTATCGGGATGTGTCCAATCAAGGTCTTTCACAAACTGCCCGATTTGGACGACGAGACAGCCGACAAAATCGGCCTCACAGAGGAACAACGTCGGTACGTTCGACGGGCTGATGCAGGCAAGGAAGACCTCGGCTACAGTCAATCGCTTGTTCGCGTCGAAGAACACGGAACGTATCCGCTGCACGTCGTCGCCGACGACTTCGAGAAGCGCGTCATCAACTACGAACCCGACGACCGGGAATTCATCCAACAGGCGATTAGCGACCAGCCTGAAGAACTCGTTGACTTCGAACGGTTCGTGGAAAATGAGGCGCGGATGAACGCACTCACCAGTCGCTATGGACTCTGTGAGGCAGAGGCGACTCGAATTCTCGATAATGGCTTCACTGAAGACGAGATCATCGAGGCGATAGTCGCGACCGCGCGACAGAGCGACACGGCGGAGACATCTGCTCTCGCCGATAGCGGTGACGATGCAATACGGTTCGACGAGGAGGTGAATGACGATGTTTAGCTGGCTTTTCAGCGGCGGTGCACAGTACGACGCAACACAGATAGAGTTCGAAGAGCCGTTCGTCCAGCACCCGGAGAGTGCGCCCGGTATTCTGCTCAGAATCCGACCCTTCAAAGAGAATCAAGGAGTCGTCGACGGCGCTGGACTGCTCCAGTCGGTCCACGACGTGACGACGAACTTCCGGGGGAAGAACATGAGCAACCATCACACCTTCGAGGTCTGGTTCGACGAGGGGAAGATCAAGTTCTACATGCACGCTGCAACCGAGGCAGCCGCCGACAAGTTCCGCCGCCGCGTCGGGAATAACTACGCTAACAGCGAGGTCTTTCCCGTCGAGGGTGGCCACGCGTTCCCCGTCATCGAGCCCCACGAGTACGTCGCTGGCGCATGGCTGGAGATGGAGAAGATTCCTTATTACCCGATTCGCCACCACAATAGTGAGGGATTCGAGACGGACCCATACGGCGAGATCACGAGCGAGATGCTCTCACTCGACGAGAGTAAGGTTGTTACGCAGGTCGTCTTTCGACCGGCGAAGCAGTCCTGGACGGACGGCGACCAGTTCAAGCACAACAGCGTTGATGACCTGGCCCACGCGCTCCGCCAGGGAACGTCGGTCGGATGGTTGAATCCTCGGACGCGACCAGCGAGCGAGAAGGACAAGCAGGCGGCGAGAACCATCGAACAGCAGCGCGGCGAACAGGCGTTCCACGTCAATATCCGTATAGTCGCAATCTCAGCGGACAAAGACGAAGCTGAGGCCCGTGCGCGCGGCGTCGCAGGGATGTTCAGAAAGTACTACAACGCGATTACTGAGCAGGGTCTCGACGATATGCCAGTGTACCATCGGAAGCAGGGCAAGCGTGCAAGTCAACTCCGCCAACACGTCACTCGGATGGCCGACCGCGAGTGGACCGACCGGCGCATGATCATGACCGTCGACGAACTCGCCGGCGTCGCACATATCCCGAACAACGAGATCGAGACGCCGAACATCGACTGGCGATACACGCAACGGGGTGACCGCGTCCCCGCCGATGCCGTTCAGTATGAGCGACACACGACCAGTGACGGTCCCCAGAAGCGCCAGGCTGGACAGGGAGGGCAGGATGGTGTTTGAACGCTTCTTCGGTCGTGGAAACAGTGACCAGTCGGTGCACTCTGATGCAGGCTCGTCTTCGAAAGGACCGACAAGAGCCGAAGAGGCGAGTGCCGATCTCCAGACCGAACCAGACGAACGTGCAGACGTGAGTGATACGTCCGACCCAACACCAGATTCGCGGTCTCGAGTCAGTAAAACGTATGAAATCACCGAACAAGATACTACCTACGTCGGTGGGAAGCCTATCATCACCGAAACAGCCAGTGAGGGCACTGTCGCGGGATCGCACGTCCGCGAGATGTTCGAATCAGGTGCCACAACGTCGACCGCGCCGCTTTGGATCGGCTACGACGAAGATGCGCAACGTGGGTTCCGCGAAGCACCGCTCCGATTCGAGTCCCTCTTCCGGCATATCTGGATCACGGGCACCACCGGCTACGGGAAAACAACGGAGTTGCTGAACATGATGGTCCAGTGGGCGTATTCAGGATATGGATTCGTCTACTTCGATCCGAAAGGGCGAGACTCCCGTGAGCTCCTGCGGAAACTCCCCGAAGACCGTCTTGACGACGTCGTTTGGATTGAACCTGGGTCGTCAAAGCACGACAAGACGGTCGGGCTGAACTTCCTCGAGGTTCCCGACTGTGATACAGAGGAAGAGCGCGAAAACGAGATTGAGAATCGCATCGAGAATCTGAAGGCGATCTTCGATACGGACGAGTACTGGGGCATCAATATGGAGTCGATCACCGAGTCAATGGGACGAGCGATGATGCAGTCCGAGAGACCGTTCTCAGTGATCGACATGTACTTCACGCTGTTGAACGCCGAGCGGCGTGAAGAGTTTGCTCTCGATGTCGACGATCCGTATGTGCAGGAGTTCTGTCTCGAAATCGCACGGATGGATGACGAGACAGTCCGGCCACTCCTGAAGCGAATCAAATCCTGGGTCGAAAACTCGGTCATCCGACGAATCATCTCCCACCGCGAGAGCACGATCGATTTCCGCGATATTATCGACAACGACCGAATCGTTATCGTCCGCACGCCCGTCGAGAATACGGACATCAAGAAGATGGTCACACTCGGCGTGATGCGGAATCTCTGGAGTGCAATTCAGCAGCGGTCGTATGAACGCGATACCGACCCAGATCCGTATTTCGTCCTCTGTGACGAGTTCGACGACATCGCCAGCGACAATCTCGATATCGAGTCAATGCTCGCTCGTGCTCGGTCGATGCGGCTCTCCGTGACGCTCGCCTCTCAGTACCCCTCGCAGTTCGACGAGGACACGCTCAAGGCGATGCAGAACAACTGCGACAATCTCATCGCGTTCTCAGTGAATGACGTAGACGATGCCCAACTCCTGATGAAGCGGTTCCGAGACTACACTGCAGAGGACCTGATCTCAACTGACCAGTATCAGGTCTGGACGAAACTGCCTCTCGATGGCGGTCGGTACTCAGAACCCGTCCTCCTCCGCTCGTTCCCACCGTATCCACCACTACGGTCGGCTGATGCGGTCGACGACATCATCGAGCAGAGTTTGGACCGTTACGGGACCGAGCCGCTGACCGACGCTGAAATCATGCAGAATCTCATCTACAGCGACCCCCACGAGGCAGCGAACCCGACGAAGATATTGGATGAAACGATGGCGGAGTCGATCCGTGCAGTACAGATTCGGGAGGGTGTACGGGCGGAAAACGGCTGGGTGGATGTCACTGCCGTTGACGAGGAACTCTCGATCCGCCTTGAGAACACCCAGCCCGACATCGACTATGCATACGAGGACCTTCCGGACGTGCGTGAAGCATCGCGGTTGCTTGAAGTCGATCTGAAGAACGACGATATCGTTGCCCGCCTCTCTGACGAGGGGGAAACGACAGTCCAGCCTGAGACGGGGACTGTCGGATCGGCAGGGGGAACGAGCCATGATGCAGTCCTCATGGATACCGAAACGGCGCTTACCGAACGCGGATTCAGTGTCAATATCCTCGAACAGGACGGGAGCGAGCAGCCCGACGCCACCGCGACCCACCCAAACCACGACGTCGTCTTCAACATCGAGGCCGAGACGACGACACCGGACCGGCCAGCGAAGGTCTTGCAGAACCTCAAACGGGCCCACGAGACCGACCGGATACCACTCTTTGTCGTCCGGCCTGGTGACTCCGATACGAAGTGGGCTAAACGAATCGAGAACATCCTCTCGCCGCCGTTGCGAGAGCGGGCGGACGGCACCGAGCAGTTCTATAATCGCGACGAGCTCGTGATGTTCGGCGGTGGCGCGACGGCTCACGGTGGAGTAACCGCCGTTCGACCACGCACTGCAGACACAAATCGGACTGTCTGGACGCGCGATAACGGCGAGCGCGTGCTTTCGGACGGCGAGACGGAGTTCGCCCGCGTTCCAGACGAGGGTACGCTCTCCAAAGACGGTGTTCCGGCCTACTATAGCCACGACCGAGAAACCGGCCAGTACACGGTCCACAAACCCGGAGAGACCTGCGTCTATGACTCGAAAGACGATTTCGAAGAGGATTGGACGCCCATCAAACGACCGTTCATCCCCAACATCGAGTTGCCGGATGCAGACTATTCACGTGACAGCTACATCGTACTGATTCTGCCAGCTGACGGTAGTCCACTGATTTTCCAGCATGGAGAAACGTATGTGCTGTCCGAGAACCCCGACTTCGAGGAGCTATGGCCCGACGATTCCAACGGTGATTCAGGCCGAGTTGAGGTTTCGACGATTCGTCGTGGTGGAAATCCTCCGTCAGATGGTGAGGCATCTGATTCGCCATCGAAAGATGAGACGGTGGACATCGACCCGGACGGTGACGGTGTTGAAGCGTTCACGGCAATGTACGTCAGGCAGGCCGATGGAGCCAAAGTTCCACAGGATGATCTGTTTCAGGCGTACGCTACCTGGACTGACCAGCACGATATTGACGGGACAACCAAAGGCTGGTTTACCCGGAAGCTACGGAACGTCGTCAACCTCGAGACCGACCGGTCCAGAGTGGACGGTGACCGCGTACAGTTCTACGTCGGACTCTCCCTGACAGAAGAGGGGCAGACACTCCTCGGACAATGATATCTGACAGAATTATGATGTACTGTAATAGCGGTTCTACGGGTATCCTTGTTCGAGGGAATCGAGTCCTCCATTCTCTCCGAGATAGCCCCTTACACAGCCAGAATACAGCATCTGAATTATCTGTCCACGCAGACTGGATTTCCAAGGAAACTCTATGGAGGGAGTTGTCCACGCAGAACCGCATGACGGGAGTGCTGTCCATGCAAAATAACCCGCCAAAGCCAACTAGTATACACTGGGTTCCATCCGCAGAACGATGCGGGGACAGGCAGCTTGAACATTATACACAAAATCGACATTTCTATCTGTATCCTGATATAGTTTGTTCGAGGGATTCAGTAAGTGCCTCCCGAGGGAATCACTAATGAGTTTTATTGCATCACTCGATAGGACAGTACTCCCAGCAGACTTGCGAGACCGCGACCAGTGGGTCTGTTGGAAAGAAGAACTTCGAGATGGGAAGCCGACGAAGATACCGGTGACGCCAGGTAGTGGTGCGTTCGCGTCATCAACGGATCCGGAGACATGGATGTCGTTCGAGATAGCGCTTGAGTACGCCGACACGGAGAACGCCGATGGCATCGGATTCGTCTTTACCGACAATGATCCCATCGTCGGCGTAGATCTGGATGACTGTCGAGATCCCGAAGGCGGCGACATCGACGATACAGCGCTGGACATCATCGAGCGACTCGATTCCTATACGGAGATTTCTCCGTCAGGTACTGGGTTTCATGTGCTCATCGAGGGAGAACTCCCAGATGGGCGGAACCGCCGTGGCAGTATCGAACTGTACGACACCGCTCGGTTTTTCACCGTTACCGGCGACCGCCTCGAGGACACGCCAACTCGCGTTGCACGTCGGCAGGATGCGCTGGTAGCGATCCATCGTGAGTACGTTCAAGACTCTGAACCGGATCCAGAACACGAATCTGGAGACTATAGTTCCAGTGAGAAGCAAGCAGCGACGGGCAGTGCAGCCGATACCAACGTCGACCTCAAGGACGAGGAACTGCTCGAGCGAGCACGGAACGCATCGAACAGCGAGAAGTTCGAGCGGTTGTGGCGTGGCTCGACTGCTGGTTACGAGAGTCAGTCAGAGGCGGACATGGCATTGTGCTGTCTGCTGGCATTCTGGACTGGTGGTGACCACCAAACGATGGACCGGCTTTTCCGCCAATCAGGACTGCTCCGAGACAAGTGGGATGAAGTCCACTACGCTGACGGCTCTACGTATGGCGAAAAGACTATCGAGCGAGCAATTGCGAGTACCTCCGAGTTCTACGATCCCGACACTCGAGATACGTCAACCGAATCTGTTTCCAGAACGAGCGAGTCGTCGACCAGTGCTAGCCGTGACGACTCGGAGCAGAATCGGAATCATGCGTATCTGGTTGAGAAGAACCGACTGTTGACTGACCGCGTCGATGAACTCGAGGCCACGCTCGAACAGAAAACTGAACGTATCGATCGCCTCGAGACAACGATCGAAGATCTCAGAACCGAACTTTCAGAGCGTAACCGAGAGATCGAGCAGGCTCGAGAAGAACAAGCCGGGACAACGTCCGACTGTGATACCGCTTCAGAGACATCCTCTCTATGGGGACGATTATTCGGCGATAGGTCCAAGTAACAGTCATTGGGAGGACCGTTTCTTCAATTCAGAATAAGGTATGAAGGGACACTCGACAGAACAATGGTTATGAGGGAGACGACCTCGTTGAGGAGAGAGGAGTACACTTCCACCGAAAGCCCTCGGCCGCTCGGCATCCCGCGCCTCGCTCCCTAGGATTTGGTTTCGTGGCGCTCCTTGCAGTTACACCGGGAATGCGCATCGGCGAACTCGACAGCGTACGAGTGAACTTCCTCAGCTAGCTCGTGCATCCCAACTGCCAGATCTCGACCGGGTCGATCAATATCGTAATAGATCCGGGCACGATGTTCCGATCGGAACGCATCAATCCGGGCAGGCACACCCGTATCAGAGAATACCCCGCGACTTTCGATGTCTTCGAACACTTGCTCATGCTTTCGGAAATCAGACGATTCAGCAGCAGTCTGATCCACCAAGTAGAACTGGAACGACCGTTCGATGGCGTTGAACGACAACTCGACAATACTGACGTAGTTATTTGTCCCGCTGCGTAATTGACGGCACGTTCCTAGCATCGCACATGCTTTCCCCAGTTGTACGTCAGCATCCGTTTGCTGCCACGACAACGAGTCTTGAACAGGGCCTGTTTCCTCGTCGGCTAACAACGACTCAACGTGCTCGACAGCGTCAACGACGTCTTCAAGTCCCATCCGCGAACACCTCCTGTTTCACCGCGTCGAGAACTGGGGTGTCGTGAAGCGTGATCCCTTCCACGAGCACGTCACGGATTCGGTCGTGCGTTACTGCTGAGTCGCGCGTCTCAACGACGATGTGCGGTTCGAATCGATCTCCATCGAACTGTTCCGACGTGATATCTTCCTCAATGTCGTGAGCCGCTCGTTGCGCCGCCATTCGACCATCATCGACAACGACGAATACGTCGATATCGCTTGCCCGGTCGGCGTCACCACGAGCGACACTCCCGAACAACACAATCGCTGCATGATCACCGATACGGTCTATAAGCCGATTCCGAACAGTTCGCACTGGGTCATGGAACTCGGATTGCGGAATTGTGGTAACAGGATCATCACTGTGAACGAATCTTTTCGGGTTGATCTGTACGGCATTTGACCTGCCGTCGCGATCAACGTGAATTATACCGAGGGCTTCGAGGGAGAGAACAGCGGCATTCACGTTCGACATTCCTCTTTCCGTCAACCGGTGGAGTTCACGGTTCGAGAAGGCCGTATCTGGATTATCTGCGAGTACGTGAAGGATGTCAGTCGCTGCGCGGTGTCGGAACGCCTCGCGGTCACCGAGCGGAATCGGGAGGCAAACGTACGTTCCCTCACATCCATCCGATGTCCGAACGGTGTCACGGTTCATGAACCGTAATGCGGTTCGGTCGCTATTAAGTGTTCCGTCCACGTGCACTACTTCAGGTATGTTCTTCGAACCGGTGATCGGTCGATGATACATAGACACCCTGTACTTGTCGTTTGTTCGATATCCGTGTCGAGGACGTGAGGATTATTTTACGACATGTCTGTGTGAGTGTCTCGGACTATCGGGGTTGGACTGGAGGTAACGCTCGAGGAGGAAGATATCTCGAGAAGAGAGGGAAAGAGGAGTACATTACCCCGAAAGCCCGCCAGGCAGAGCTGAAGTTGGGGTGCTTTGAGCGTTCCTTGACTGGTGTGAACGGGACGGCACGCTCTGCTCGCCTTCCCTCCCTCTGCATCGCTCGCGACCGACCATTCCGGGCTGCTCGCTCCCGGTGGTCGCTGTGCTGCCGGGCTTTGGTTTCGACGCCAGCGGGTAACCGCGAGGGGTTGCGCGGCGTAGCTGCTCACCCCCCACGGTTACTCCGCTGGACGCTCGCGCCGGTCGTCTCGGCGCGCGGTGCTGGCTGGTGGGGGTGAGTGTCCCGCTCTACTCGCGCCTCAGGGGACCTGAAGGCGCGAGCGAGAGCGGTTGCAGGAGACGAGTATAGTTGGGACTGAGAGGTGTTGGAGTGAAGACGCGTTGGAAAGCGCCTTCGGAGCTAAGCAATGAGTTCTACGAACTTCCGAGATGATAAAACTTCGGCTGAATCGACTGTCAACCAAGATGCGGCTGCGGAGAAGACGGACGCAGGCGTGGAAGATCCGTTCGCGGAAGACATCGTGGACGAGACGCCGGAGTTCTCGCCGAGTGTCGAGCAAGAAATCAATACGAAAGTCGAGACGAACCACCCGGAGACGGTGGTTGGACGTGAGGAGAACGAGTTCGGACACCTGCCACTGGCACAGGAAGAGCGGATTCGGGCTCGAGAGGAGGAACTCGAGTTGATCAGCGCAAAGGCGACGTTCGGAACGCAAGAGGGGCGAGAGAAGCGGACGCGAGAGATCGTGGTCGAGCAGCGCCGAGAGCGGCGGGTCGAACGGGTGGACCCCCGTTCGGAGCTGGAGCAAGAGCAGTTGGCGGAGGTCAACACACAATCGGTGCGAATCACGGAGACGGTGCGTGGGGGTCCAAGCCGGGCGGCAGTGAGCCGTGGACTGGCGGAGAAGGTGACGGACGGGACGTCGATGATCGACGCAACCCTCGAGGAGATGGACGAAGTGAAAGCCGAGTCGGGAACGATCGTCGACCTCGCAGACGTACCGGAGGTGGAGGCAGGCGAAGTGGACGTGGAAGGCGAGATCATCAAACTGTGGGACCCCTCGCAGCCGTCGATCAGCCAAGTTGGGTTGATCGCGGATGCGACCGAGAAGATGAAGTTCACGATCTGGGAGAACTCATACCAGACGAACGTGAGTGAGGGCGAAACGGTGCGGATCAGGAACGCGGCGAAGAACTGGCACAACGAGCGATGCAGCCTGGCTGTGACCGGCTGGAGCCGCCTCGAGTTCCCCGAACGCGGGCGGTGGTGGACTTAGGAATAGCGTAGCCGCCCTCTTTTTTGTGTGTCCAACCACACGCTCGCTTCGCTCGCGTCCTCCCCAGCCTCCTCGCTTTGCTCCCTGTGGTCGCATCGCTCGTCCCTCGCACGTTCTGCGCGCTAAAGCGCGCATTCATCGCGCGCCACCGCTGGCACGGCGAACTACGGTGCGGCAGCCGCCGTGTCGCCAGTCTCTGGATCGAAGGGGAGGTTGATGACGAGTTCGTCGAACCAGACGACCGGGCGCTTACTCTGGCCGTCTTCCTCGAAGAAGATGATGCC contains:
- a CDS encoding conjugal transfer protein, whose product is MSTNTADSEYSTRKIHQSLGGTTAFFRGYTIGELMLFLAVAFVTVVAATFVPAALTIPVLGFGIMLTILLFLLHKVKPRYLWLTEWLAARFGWALKNKEYTHGGEDNSEVRYLTRLQRVYPHAVERTDGALVGAMKVEPANMALEDDDAWAKAVQSLSEFVNSTVDFPVKIYITSREVDDDDVIRSHQERLGDADVRSRPVLKRLLEEYVTANTTESGDIDSETTTIREYYLITAVNDDDVEQFDKTGDSVLAYLAEMPMVGRFFDRFQTDDLTDPERERLKEEQLEARLTQLRRSGSSLYRCSISPVDAYDLARITKEYWSCQPEEYADITDSLGTFPVVSHGISDGVPATPDPDDVLDAMDEPTSTPESASDDRTEDTIDEDLSSSSGDRLPDTSTMHQSVLAPATVDWETTYAVINDEAYVRTFWVEQFPEEPSDGLLERLLLETDLQTDISIHLDPFDSQSAQDMMADWISDLKINQHDSNSLQSEDLQDDIDQAKYMRSLVRANKASFYRGGVFIRLAADSEQALDNQTTRLRSIVKDAPANCTLKVASRWQERGLATVSPLGTNELGRDRMSTLTNQAIGAMFPFSSNYQMMDGGIEYGYHGHNGSPIRINPWELETGHSELVVGMPGAGKTFGDIMRHLRMMKRHNDTMLVLVDPVGGFRGIADALNAKTITVGGDTKLNPLEIRETPQHVLESNGGISPLSAKKDEVYAILENFLDARDIELGAETGVLSYVIDEAYRLAGIVEDDVSTHTSKNSPTMQDVHQILCDIAENPDEHNIAASESARERAAQYADELAIAFQPFREGGAYENLSHRSEINILEGDNKVIYIDLGQIEGSASGIDRQTFLMQLLLSTIYQQAKNTQRNVEIAIDEAHYLFEDQANLDFLETAFRHQRHAGLRMVLLSQTAQEFYETEQAEKIIGMCPIKVFHKLPDLDDETADKIGLTEEQRRYVRRADAGKEDLGYSQSLVRVEEHGTYPLHVVADDFEKRVINYEPDDREFIQQAISDQPEELVDFERFVENEARMNALTSRYGLCEAEATRILDNGFTEDEIIEAIVATARQSDTAETSALADSGDDAIRFDEEVNDDV
- a CDS encoding type IV secretory system conjugative DNA transfer family protein translates to MVFERFFGRGNSDQSVHSDAGSSSKGPTRAEEASADLQTEPDERADVSDTSDPTPDSRSRVSKTYEITEQDTTYVGGKPIITETASEGTVAGSHVREMFESGATTSTAPLWIGYDEDAQRGFREAPLRFESLFRHIWITGTTGYGKTTELLNMMVQWAYSGYGFVYFDPKGRDSRELLRKLPEDRLDDVVWIEPGSSKHDKTVGLNFLEVPDCDTEEERENEIENRIENLKAIFDTDEYWGINMESITESMGRAMMQSERPFSVIDMYFTLLNAERREEFALDVDDPYVQEFCLEIARMDDETVRPLLKRIKSWVENSVIRRIISHRESTIDFRDIIDNDRIVIVRTPVENTDIKKMVTLGVMRNLWSAIQQRSYERDTDPDPYFVLCDEFDDIASDNLDIESMLARARSMRLSVTLASQYPSQFDEDTLKAMQNNCDNLIAFSVNDVDDAQLLMKRFRDYTAEDLISTDQYQVWTKLPLDGGRYSEPVLLRSFPPYPPLRSADAVDDIIEQSLDRYGTEPLTDAEIMQNLIYSDPHEAANPTKILDETMAESIRAVQIREGVRAENGWVDVTAVDEELSIRLENTQPDIDYAYEDLPDVREASRLLEVDLKNDDIVARLSDEGETTVQPETGTVGSAGGTSHDAVLMDTETALTERGFSVNILEQDGSEQPDATATHPNHDVVFNIEAETTTPDRPAKVLQNLKRAHETDRIPLFVVRPGDSDTKWAKRIENILSPPLRERADGTEQFYNRDELVMFGGGATAHGGVTAVRPRTADTNRTVWTRDNGERVLSDGETEFARVPDEGTLSKDGVPAYYSHDRETGQYTVHKPGETCVYDSKDDFEEDWTPIKRPFIPNIELPDADYSRDSYIVLILPADGSPLIFQHGETYVLSENPDFEELWPDDSNGDSGRVEVSTIRRGGNPPSDGEASDSPSKDETVDIDPDGDGVEAFTAMYVRQADGAKVPQDDLFQAYATWTDQHDIDGTTKGWFTRKLRNVVNLETDRSRVDGDRVQFYVGLSLTEEGQTLLGQ
- a CDS encoding nucleotidyltransferase domain-containing protein; the protein is MNRDTVRTSDGCEGTYVCLPIPLGDREAFRHRAATDILHVLADNPDTAFSNRELHRLTERGMSNVNAAVLSLEALGIIHVDRDGRSNAVQINPKRFVHSDDPVTTIPQSEFHDPVRTVRNRLIDRIGDHAAIVLFGSVARGDADRASDIDVFVVVDDGRMAAQRAAHDIEEDITSEQFDGDRFEPHIVVETRDSAVTHDRIRDVLVEGITLHDTPVLDAVKQEVFADGT